A single window of Nocardia sp. NBC_01327 DNA harbors:
- a CDS encoding helix-turn-helix transcriptional regulator, with protein sequence MLETSARLLRLLSLLQSRRDWTGAELAERLRVTTRTVRNDIDRLRELGYPVEARPGVAGGYRLGAGGSLPPLLLDDDEAVAVAIGLRTAATTSIAGIEETSLRALTKLQQILPSRLRHRVSAFQHTLPVPARGPLVDPDILTVLASACRDHEQLRLDYLSHTGAASSRSVQPYRLVSNRQRWYLLAWDLDWNDWRTFRVDRIRPRTPAGPRFTPRALPPDPEIVARVERGVGEAVWRFRARVVVHAPASHVRQRLPIPVDIEPLGDDRCAFEPGSDNPQQLALHLGMLDADFEIVDSPELAAALRTITDRYQRALAASPPPAGASHSSKKRADTIG encoded by the coding sequence ATGTTGGAGACCTCCGCCCGGCTGCTCCGCCTGCTGTCGCTCTTGCAGTCGCGGCGGGACTGGACCGGCGCCGAACTGGCCGAGAGACTGCGGGTCACCACCCGCACGGTGCGCAATGACATCGACCGGCTGCGGGAACTCGGCTACCCGGTCGAGGCCCGGCCGGGAGTGGCCGGCGGCTATCGGCTCGGCGCGGGCGGATCGCTGCCGCCGCTGCTGCTCGATGATGACGAGGCCGTGGCGGTGGCCATCGGATTGCGCACCGCCGCAACCACTTCCATTGCCGGCATCGAGGAGACATCCCTGCGCGCACTGACCAAACTGCAGCAGATCCTGCCCTCGCGGCTGCGGCACCGGGTCAGCGCCTTCCAGCACACGCTGCCGGTTCCGGCCCGCGGCCCGCTGGTCGATCCGGACATCCTCACGGTGCTCGCCTCGGCCTGCCGGGATCACGAACAGCTGCGGCTGGACTATCTGTCGCATACCGGTGCGGCGAGCAGCCGGTCGGTCCAGCCGTACCGTCTGGTCAGCAATCGCCAGCGCTGGTATCTGCTCGCCTGGGACCTCGACTGGAACGATTGGCGCACCTTCCGAGTCGACCGGATCCGCCCGCGCACCCCGGCCGGGCCCCGCTTCACCCCGCGCGCCCTGCCGCCCGATCCGGAGATCGTCGCCCGGGTGGAACGCGGTGTCGGAGAGGCGGTATGGCGGTTCCGCGCCCGGGTGGTGGTGCACGCCCCGGCATCCCATGTGCGGCAACGACTCCCGATACCGGTCGATATCGAACCCCTCGGCGACGATCGGTGCGCCTTCGAACCCGGCTCGGACAATCCGCAGCAACTCGCGCTGCACCTCGGCATGCTCGACGCGGACTTCGAGATCGTCGACTCGCCGGAGCTGGCGGCCGCCCTGCGCACCATCACCGACCGCTATCAGCGGGCGCTGGCGGCCTCGCCGCCCCCTGCGGGCGCTTCCCATTCGTCCAAGAAACGGGCGGACACGATCGGCTAG
- a CDS encoding acyl-[acyl-carrier-protein] thioesterase, with product MMNQLTDAAQAVPAAAEPPMLLPLPPVPSSGHIFDFPGRLGTVDMDEHQGLRIDGIARHIQDAGVDHLVHCGALESHPHWIVRRTVIDVLRPIAWPAQLRTRRWCSGISPRWCTMRVRIDSDNDGLIETEGFWIHMNKETMSPSRVDDRFFELMCTTTSNQRLRWQQWLNDPLPESPGTLFPLRRTDIDHFQHVTNTAYWHAVHEFTADAADLTRSPHRYILEYNKPIRYGDPIDIHTQRTANSQTLWFTSNQEVRAVAQLRTL from the coding sequence ATGATGAACCAGCTCACCGATGCAGCACAGGCAGTTCCGGCGGCCGCCGAACCGCCCATGCTGCTGCCCCTGCCGCCGGTCCCGTCATCGGGCCATATCTTCGATTTTCCGGGGCGCCTGGGCACCGTGGATATGGACGAGCATCAGGGCCTGCGCATCGACGGCATCGCCCGGCACATCCAGGACGCGGGCGTCGATCACCTCGTGCACTGCGGCGCCCTGGAATCGCATCCGCACTGGATCGTGCGCCGCACCGTCATCGACGTCCTCCGTCCCATCGCCTGGCCCGCGCAACTGCGTACCCGCCGCTGGTGTTCGGGCATCTCCCCGCGCTGGTGCACCATGCGCGTGCGCATCGACTCCGACAATGACGGATTGATCGAAACCGAGGGTTTCTGGATTCACATGAACAAAGAGACCATGAGCCCCTCCCGCGTGGACGATCGCTTCTTCGAGCTCATGTGCACCACCACCTCGAACCAGCGGCTGCGCTGGCAGCAGTGGCTCAACGATCCGCTTCCGGAATCGCCGGGGACGCTGTTCCCCCTGCGCCGCACCGACATAGATCATTTCCAGCACGTGACCAATACCGCCTACTGGCACGCCGTGCACGAATTCACCGCCGACGCCGCCGACCTCACCCGGTCGCCGCACCGCTACATACTCGAATACAACAAGCCCATCCGGTACGGCGACCCCATCGACATCCATACTCAGCGCACCGCGAATTCCCAAACCCTCTGGTTCACGAGCAACCAGGAAGTTCGGGCGGTAGCGCAACTGCGTACGCTGTAG
- a CDS encoding MmcQ/YjbR family DNA-binding protein — MGEPLESLRTLCSALPEVTERLSHGEPTWFVRGKKTFVMFADHHHDDRLGFWCAAPPGAQEELVAAAPERYFRPPYVGHRGWLGVYLDVPVDWTEIAEIVQDAYRMVAPKALVAQLDSIQD, encoded by the coding sequence ATGGGTGAACCGCTGGAGTCCCTGCGCACACTGTGTTCGGCCCTGCCCGAGGTGACCGAACGCCTCAGCCACGGCGAGCCGACGTGGTTCGTGCGCGGTAAGAAGACCTTCGTCATGTTCGCCGATCACCACCACGACGACCGGCTCGGATTCTGGTGCGCCGCACCGCCCGGCGCCCAGGAGGAACTCGTCGCCGCCGCACCCGAGCGCTACTTCCGCCCGCCCTACGTGGGCCATCGCGGCTGGTTGGGCGTCTACCTGGATGTGCCCGTGGACTGGACGGAAATAGCCGAAATCGTCCAGGACGCATACCGCATGGTGGCGCCGAAAGCCCTGGTAGCGCAGCTGGACTCGATCCAGGACTAG
- a CDS encoding serine/threonine-protein kinase, with protein MIPGRTVVDGRFELLEPLGSGGMGTVWRAYDLALHREVALKEVRAADPERASSPGVQRERVLREARALARIGHPNVVAIHHIVDSPAEEHPWIVMELVRGRTLSEQIDMGPMPPVQAAFIGRGILAALRAAHAVGVLHRDIKPANVLLREDGSPVLTDFGIAAINGMEGLTSTGSVVGSLDYVAPERLGGQEGHPASDLWSLGLVLYVAVEGYHPMRRDTSVGTLAAVLRGEVPPPRRAGPLTAALQAILVPDPGHRPTAEQVDWLLAQAISAPSSPSLPYVPTASPLSYGPAATSTPFTPPAISAPFSPTATSAPFAPTASAPFPPTGPSARFDQTAHVRATDAPPGKQRRWIAAGIAAVAVIALIVVAAVLLQPDKSTDQAGPSQPPGTAAHPATSLPAVPGKPPTTTAPAATTDLLTPAGVRQSIAALEQLTGGQQFLETTFYPQFVNTSAPVKDRPTVYDEFTFRDGVATRTGPGGQLSDKSTVVLSSINWDILPTLLSTAQNKLGVANPTSRYIIVDPAWTFNDNKPTLLVYFSDEHNGGGYLAADVDGTVVSVYNSK; from the coding sequence GTGATTCCCGGGCGGACAGTGGTCGACGGGCGCTTCGAATTGCTCGAACCGCTCGGCAGTGGCGGTATGGGCACGGTCTGGCGGGCCTACGACCTCGCCCTGCATCGTGAAGTGGCGCTCAAGGAGGTGCGCGCGGCCGATCCGGAGCGCGCGAGTTCGCCCGGCGTGCAACGGGAGCGGGTGCTGCGGGAGGCCCGCGCGCTGGCCCGCATCGGGCATCCGAATGTGGTCGCCATCCACCACATCGTGGATTCACCCGCCGAAGAGCATCCGTGGATCGTCATGGAGTTGGTGCGCGGCCGCACCCTCTCCGAGCAGATCGATATGGGCCCGATGCCGCCCGTCCAGGCCGCGTTCATCGGCCGCGGCATTCTCGCGGCCCTGCGCGCGGCGCACGCCGTCGGCGTCCTGCACCGCGATATCAAACCCGCGAATGTGCTGCTGCGCGAAGACGGTTCACCGGTGCTGACCGATTTCGGCATTGCCGCGATCAATGGCATGGAGGGGCTGACCTCCACCGGAAGCGTGGTCGGCTCCCTCGATTACGTGGCGCCGGAACGCCTGGGCGGCCAGGAGGGTCATCCCGCGTCCGATCTGTGGTCGCTGGGCCTGGTGCTGTACGTCGCGGTGGAGGGCTATCACCCGATGCGCCGCGACACCTCCGTCGGCACCCTCGCCGCCGTACTGCGGGGCGAAGTCCCCCCGCCCCGGCGCGCAGGCCCGCTGACCGCGGCGCTGCAGGCCATACTGGTGCCCGATCCGGGCCACCGGCCCACCGCCGAACAGGTGGATTGGCTACTCGCCCAGGCGATCTCCGCGCCGAGCTCACCATCCCTGCCGTACGTGCCGACAGCGTCGCCCCTCTCGTACGGCCCGGCGGCAACGTCCACACCGTTCACACCACCAGCGATCTCCGCGCCGTTCTCGCCGACAGCGACCTCGGCGCCCTTCGCGCCGACGGCCTCCGCACCGTTCCCGCCGACAGGTCCCTCCGCGCGGTTCGATCAGACGGCGCACGTGCGCGCGACCGATGCCCCGCCCGGCAAGCAGCGACGGTGGATCGCGGCCGGAATCGCGGCGGTCGCTGTCATCGCCCTGATTGTTGTTGCCGCCGTACTCCTTCAGCCGGACAAGAGCACCGATCAGGCGGGCCCCAGCCAACCGCCCGGCACCGCCGCGCATCCGGCCACCTCGCTACCGGCAGTTCCCGGAAAGCCCCCCACCACCACGGCCCCGGCAGCCACCACGGATCTGCTCACCCCGGCCGGGGTTCGCCAGTCGATCGCCGCCCTCGAACAGCTCACCGGCGGACAGCAATTTCTCGAGACGACTTTCTATCCGCAGTTCGTCAACACCAGCGCGCCGGTCAAGGATCGCCCGACCGTGTATGACGAATTCACCTTCCGTGACGGCGTCGCCACCCGCACCGGCCCCGGCGGCCAGCTCTCCGACAAATCGACCGTGGTGCTGAGCTCGATCAACTGGGATATCCTGCCCACCCTGCTGAGCACCGCGCAGAACAAACTCGGTGTCGCCAACCCCACCAGCCGCTACATAATCGTCGACCCCGCATGGACTTTCAACGACAACAAGCCGACGCTGCTGGTGTACTTCTCCGACGAGCACAACGGCGGCGGCTACCTCGCCGCCGACGTCGACGGCACCGTCGTCAGCGTCTACAACAGCAAATAG
- a CDS encoding epoxide hydrolase family protein, producing the protein MSTEIRPFRIDIPQSELDYLHDRLAHARWAAELPGTGWERGIPVPELKELAEYWRTEFDWRAQEAALNAFPQFTTEIDGQRIHFLHVRSSRSDATPLLITHGFPSSVAEFMKLIAPLTEPAEGRAFHIVAASIPGYAFSTPLADTGWSMARTARAWIELMSRLGYERYGVHGGDVGSGISAMVAGFDPEHVLGIHVVTDPLTAANVATFLPGMAERLDADDPIDKVILTRMDAFRREGSGYLAIQNSRPQTIGYGLVDSPLLQLAWIAEKFEQWTDLPIDRDQLLTNVSLYWFTGSGATAAHSLYEQSHSTDWGAPSSAPAGFAIFGADETVSRLVPHTAQAHWTEFERGLHFPAMESPAELARDLRAFFGPLS; encoded by the coding sequence ATGAGCACTGAGATTCGCCCCTTCCGCATCGATATCCCGCAGTCGGAACTGGATTACCTGCACGACCGGCTGGCCCATGCCCGGTGGGCCGCCGAACTGCCGGGCACCGGCTGGGAGCGCGGCATTCCGGTGCCGGAGCTGAAGGAGCTGGCCGAGTACTGGCGCACCGAATTCGATTGGCGGGCACAGGAAGCCGCGCTCAATGCCTTCCCGCAGTTCACCACCGAGATCGACGGGCAGCGAATCCACTTCCTGCATGTGCGATCGAGTCGCTCCGATGCCACCCCGCTGCTGATCACCCATGGTTTCCCGAGCTCGGTCGCGGAGTTCATGAAGCTCATCGCACCGCTGACCGAACCGGCCGAGGGCCGGGCCTTCCATATCGTGGCGGCGTCCATACCCGGATATGCCTTCTCCACCCCGCTCGCCGATACCGGCTGGTCGATGGCGCGGACCGCCCGCGCCTGGATCGAGCTCATGAGCCGGCTCGGTTATGAGCGGTACGGCGTGCACGGCGGCGATGTCGGCAGTGGAATCTCCGCCATGGTGGCCGGTTTCGATCCCGAGCATGTCCTGGGCATCCATGTGGTCACCGATCCCCTGACCGCCGCGAATGTCGCCACGTTCCTGCCCGGAATGGCCGAACGCCTCGATGCCGACGATCCGATCGACAAGGTCATCCTCACCCGCATGGATGCCTTCCGCCGTGAGGGTTCCGGCTATCTGGCCATCCAGAACTCCCGCCCGCAGACCATCGGCTACGGCCTGGTCGATTCGCCGCTGCTGCAATTGGCTTGGATCGCAGAGAAATTCGAGCAGTGGACGGATCTGCCGATCGACCGTGACCAGTTGCTCACCAATGTCAGTCTCTACTGGTTCACCGGCTCCGGCGCCACCGCCGCGCATTCGCTCTACGAGCAGTCGCATTCCACCGACTGGGGCGCACCGTCTTCCGCGCCCGCGGGTTTCGCGATCTTCGGCGCGGACGAGACGGTCTCCCGACTGGTCCCGCACACCGCGCAGGCGCACTGGACCGAGTTCGAGCGCGGCCTGCACTTCCCCGCCATGGAATCCCCGGCCGAGCTGGCCCGGGACCTGCGGGCATTCTTCGGCCCGCTGAGCTGA
- a CDS encoding serine/threonine-protein kinase produces MTSDRLIAGRYRLTDPIGTGAMGVVWRATDVRLRRTVAVKQLLLGPGLTRSQAIEAKMRAMREGRIAARLHHPNAVTVFDVAEEDGQPWLVMEYVDAVSLAALMREKGTLAPTEVARIGAKVAAAMAAAHKAGIVHRDVKPANILVAEDGTVKITDFGISRAVGDVTVTSTGFLAGTPAYLAPEVARGENPEPPSDVFALGSTLYAAVEGMPPFGEGDNPLALLHSVVRAQVPEPRHAGALGPVLMDLLAADAVDRPTMEQATDRLQAVADGRATALIPQTKVLPAATNTLVAGDSAATTVISTSGAKASTANATDETVHIDMAKDKPSARATAPGTPVPPAGAFAAKLAGQDGNRRQIALIALGVVAAVVIAVLVTVAVSRNSGENSPVANGTSTAVEPVNPTTGNASGGAVAPGQSGDTGGNAGSGQSSGQAGQATHAPTTTAAPGTTTPARPSTTTAPATTTTVPPTTPPPPPAAAAVPSASSVASFVQGYYGMLPGNVSAAWSKLSPGYQASTGGFNAYSQFWAGIASVSVGGVTTTGANRAVVNLTYTLRNGQVTSESRWVQVDSSGGGMVIAASGT; encoded by the coding sequence ATGACTTCAGACCGGTTGATTGCGGGGCGGTACCGACTAACGGATCCGATCGGCACCGGTGCGATGGGGGTCGTGTGGCGCGCGACCGATGTCCGGCTGCGGCGGACGGTGGCCGTCAAGCAGTTGCTGCTGGGACCGGGATTGACTCGGTCCCAAGCGATCGAGGCCAAGATGCGCGCAATGCGGGAGGGGCGCATCGCGGCGCGGCTGCACCATCCCAATGCCGTCACCGTGTTCGATGTGGCGGAGGAGGACGGCCAGCCGTGGCTGGTCATGGAGTACGTGGACGCGGTCAGTCTCGCGGCGCTCATGCGCGAGAAGGGAACGCTCGCGCCCACCGAGGTCGCGCGCATCGGCGCCAAGGTGGCGGCGGCCATGGCCGCCGCGCACAAGGCCGGAATCGTGCACCGGGATGTGAAGCCCGCCAATATCCTTGTGGCCGAGGACGGCACGGTGAAGATCACCGACTTCGGCATCTCGCGTGCCGTCGGCGATGTCACGGTGACCTCCACCGGATTCCTCGCGGGCACGCCCGCGTATCTCGCGCCCGAGGTGGCGCGCGGTGAGAATCCGGAACCGCCCTCGGACGTATTCGCCTTGGGCTCAACGCTGTACGCGGCGGTGGAGGGTATGCCGCCGTTCGGTGAGGGCGACAATCCGCTCGCCCTGCTGCATTCCGTGGTGCGGGCGCAGGTGCCCGAACCGCGCCATGCCGGTGCGCTCGGACCGGTGCTCATGGATCTGCTGGCCGCCGATGCGGTGGACCGGCCGACCATGGAGCAGGCGACCGATCGACTGCAGGCGGTGGCGGACGGGCGGGCGACCGCGCTGATTCCGCAGACCAAGGTGCTGCCCGCGGCCACGAATACCCTGGTGGCGGGCGATTCCGCGGCGACCACCGTGATCTCCACCTCCGGCGCGAAGGCGTCGACGGCCAATGCCACCGATGAGACCGTGCACATCGATATGGCCAAGGACAAGCCCTCGGCGCGTGCCACCGCGCCCGGGACGCCGGTGCCGCCGGCGGGCGCCTTCGCCGCCAAACTCGCTGGGCAGGACGGCAATCGGCGCCAGATCGCGCTGATCGCCCTCGGTGTGGTCGCGGCGGTGGTGATCGCCGTGCTGGTGACGGTGGCGGTCAGCCGCAATAGCGGGGAGAACAGTCCGGTCGCCAATGGGACCAGTACCGCTGTGGAGCCGGTGAATCCGACCACCGGTAATGCCTCGGGCGGCGCCGTCGCCCCGGGCCAGAGCGGCGATACCGGCGGCAATGCCGGATCCGGTCAGAGCAGTGGGCAGGCCGGACAGGCCACGCACGCGCCGACGACCACCGCCGCGCCCGGCACCACCACGCCGGCGCGGCCGAGTACCACCACCGCACCTGCCACGACGACCACGGTGCCGCCGACCACTCCGCCGCCTCCGCCCGCAGCGGCCGCCGTACCGTCGGCGTCGTCGGTGGCCTCGTTCGTCCAGGGCTACTACGGGATGCTGCCGGGCAATGTGAGCGCCGCCTGGTCCAAGCTGTCGCCCGGCTATCAGGCCTCGACCGGCGGGTTCAACGCCTACTCGCAGTTCTGGGCCGGTATCGCGTCGGTGAGTGTCGGCGGGGTGACGACCACCGGTGCGAACCGCGCGGTGGTCAACCTGACCTACACCCTGCGCAATGGTCAGGTCACCAGTGAAAGCCGCTGGGTCCAGGTCGATTCGTCCGGCGGCGGAATGGTCATCGCGGCGTCCGGGACCTGA
- a CDS encoding HAD family hydrolase, translated as MTRLDAVLWDMDGTLLDSEKLWDIAVRELAGELGHEMDDAMRHALIGASGPNAMRIMFTGLGLDPTPAAIAEAGEWIERRVIELFQDPVPWRPGAADALATMKAAGIPMALVTNTKRSLTEYGLDTLDRDYFHATVCADEVPEGKPAPDVYLRAAELLGVAPEHAVAIEDSPTGALAAEAAGCTVLVIPCEIAVPPAPGRTFRDSLVGLTPADLHALVLDRHRVG; from the coding sequence GTGACGCGGTTGGACGCGGTGTTGTGGGATATGGACGGAACGCTGCTGGACTCGGAGAAGCTCTGGGATATTGCCGTCCGGGAGCTGGCGGGTGAGCTCGGCCACGAGATGGACGATGCGATGCGGCATGCGCTCATCGGGGCCTCGGGGCCCAATGCCATGCGCATCATGTTCACCGGATTGGGGCTGGACCCCACGCCCGCCGCCATCGCCGAGGCCGGCGAGTGGATTGAGCGGCGCGTGATCGAGCTGTTCCAGGATCCGGTGCCGTGGCGACCGGGCGCGGCCGATGCGCTGGCCACCATGAAGGCGGCCGGGATTCCGATGGCGCTGGTGACCAATACCAAGCGGTCCCTCACCGAATACGGCCTGGACACCCTCGACCGCGACTACTTCCACGCCACGGTCTGCGCGGACGAGGTGCCGGAGGGCAAACCCGCGCCCGATGTGTACCTGCGCGCGGCCGAACTGCTCGGTGTCGCACCGGAACATGCTGTGGCCATCGAGGATTCGCCGACCGGTGCGCTGGCGGCCGAAGCCGCCGGGTGCACGGTCCTGGTCATTCCCTGCGAAATCGCCGTTCCCCCCGCGCCCGGCCGGACCTTCCGTGATTCGCTGGTCGGTCTGACCCCGGCCGATCTGCATGCGCTGGTCCTCGATCGGCATCGGGTCGGCTGA
- a CDS encoding MAC/perforin domain-containing protein translates to MSLIPGAGAIGRGFNILGTYSTRSLMPQIVNLGNDSGSWEYPPSGITYAVPENATPVEYTNTTGSSYVYNTIDQFQSHFSQKAGVQTSYGAFSAQFDVAYSQTINTDQSYYYCIYESDFTAWELNLNHTSQQWLTPDFRDDPDVRNLPNTFTPQNQEQFFALFRKWGTHFVGQVVVGGSLDYYEAVQTMYSSNQTQVSVNVQLEYKAVFTSTKAESQTEWEELGKSWADSRLVTVNATGGDNSVLNALNPGYGDSDVGIFDQWSSAVMKNPSVIEFSLRPLNVLFSGDQAAAVAAALEAYTNGAILSYAATDYTPGGAPGGGNVSTTWGIIANGNVAIPIPAVEPPPPTVVGPGQAAPVGGFQLALYDPLTFEQLMVHLYYQTYLPNTLTPDPSIYNAMMADLNAVHHTGYVAAVSGFGIDLLNYPSQDFSHWLLSIGATMQGWKKFIGYNNKGGSACYIVLGRQGAAPGFALEILQAVYSPNSWLEEPYYFNMDASAVGLTYGRTAATGSKSHALGSLAHPIEPAKPPKHEERHPHRRD, encoded by the coding sequence ATGTCGCTGATACCCGGCGCCGGTGCTATCGGGCGCGGTTTCAATATTCTCGGCACCTACAGCACTCGTTCGCTGATGCCACAAATTGTGAATCTTGGTAATGACAGCGGGAGCTGGGAGTATCCACCCAGCGGGATCACCTATGCGGTGCCGGAGAACGCCACCCCCGTGGAGTACACCAACACCACCGGATCGTCATATGTATACAATACGATCGATCAGTTCCAGTCTCATTTCTCCCAGAAGGCCGGCGTTCAAACGTCTTACGGGGCGTTCAGTGCGCAGTTCGATGTGGCCTACAGTCAGACCATTAATACCGACCAGTCATATTATTATTGTATTTACGAATCCGATTTCACCGCTTGGGAACTCAATCTCAACCACACCTCCCAGCAGTGGCTGACGCCCGATTTCCGCGACGACCCGGATGTGCGCAACCTGCCGAACACCTTCACACCGCAGAACCAAGAGCAATTCTTCGCCTTGTTCCGCAAGTGGGGAACACATTTCGTGGGTCAGGTGGTGGTCGGCGGGAGCCTGGACTACTACGAGGCCGTGCAGACGATGTACTCCTCCAACCAAACGCAGGTCAGCGTCAATGTGCAGCTGGAGTACAAGGCCGTCTTCACCTCCACGAAGGCCGAATCACAAACGGAGTGGGAGGAACTCGGCAAGTCGTGGGCCGACAGCCGCCTGGTCACCGTGAACGCCACCGGCGGCGACAACTCCGTACTCAATGCCCTCAACCCCGGCTACGGCGATTCGGATGTCGGGATATTCGATCAATGGTCCTCGGCGGTGATGAAGAACCCGTCGGTGATCGAGTTCTCGTTGCGACCGCTCAATGTGCTCTTCTCCGGGGACCAGGCCGCCGCCGTGGCCGCGGCACTGGAGGCGTATACGAACGGCGCGATCCTGTCCTATGCCGCCACCGATTACACCCCGGGCGGTGCACCCGGCGGCGGCAATGTGAGCACCACGTGGGGCATCATCGCCAATGGCAATGTCGCGATTCCGATTCCGGCCGTGGAACCCCCGCCGCCGACCGTCGTCGGCCCGGGACAGGCGGCTCCGGTCGGCGGATTCCAGCTGGCGCTGTACGACCCGCTGACCTTCGAGCAGCTCATGGTGCATCTGTATTACCAGACGTACCTGCCGAATACGCTGACGCCGGATCCGTCGATCTACAACGCCATGATGGCCGATCTGAATGCGGTCCATCACACCGGATACGTGGCGGCGGTGAGCGGCTTCGGCATCGACCTGCTGAACTATCCCTCCCAGGATTTCTCGCATTGGCTGCTGAGTATCGGCGCCACCATGCAGGGGTGGAAGAAGTTCATCGGCTACAACAACAAGGGCGGTTCGGCCTGCTACATCGTGCTGGGCCGGCAGGGTGCGGCGCCGGGATTCGCGCTGGAAATCCTGCAGGCCGTCTATTCCCCCAATAGCTGGCTGGAGGAGCCCTATTACTTCAACATGGACGCCTCCGCCGTCGGCCTGACCTACGGCCGCACCGCGGCCACCGGCTCGAAGTCCCACGCCCTCGGCTCGCTGGCGCACCCGATCGAACCCGCGAAACCGCCGAAACACGAGGAGCGGCACCCGCACCGGCGCGACTAG